The following proteins are encoded in a genomic region of Stutzerimonas balearica DSM 6083:
- a CDS encoding TetR/AcrR family transcriptional regulator translates to MQNEPRKVREFRRREQEILDTALQLFLDQGEDSVTVEMIADTVGIGKGTIYKHFKSKAEIYLRLMLDYERDLNALFHSEDVDRDKEALSRAYFEFRMRDPQRYRLFDRLEEKVVKGNQVPEMVEELHRIRASNFQRLTQLIEGRIAEGKLEDVPPYFHYCAAWALVHGAVALYHSPFWSNVLEDQEGFFQFLMDIGVRMGNKRKRD, encoded by the coding sequence ATGCAGAATGAACCCCGGAAGGTTCGCGAGTTTCGTCGCCGCGAACAGGAAATCCTCGATACCGCATTGCAACTGTTTCTCGACCAGGGCGAGGACAGTGTCACCGTCGAGATGATCGCCGATACCGTGGGCATCGGCAAAGGCACCATCTACAAGCACTTCAAGTCGAAGGCCGAGATCTATCTGCGCCTGATGCTCGACTACGAGCGCGATCTCAATGCGCTGTTCCACTCCGAGGATGTGGACCGCGACAAGGAGGCCCTGTCGCGTGCGTACTTCGAGTTCCGCATGCGCGACCCGCAGCGTTATCGCCTGTTCGATCGCCTCGAAGAAAAGGTGGTCAAGGGCAACCAGGTGCCCGAGATGGTTGAGGAGTTGCACCGTATCCGCGCGTCCAACTTCCAGCGGCTCACCCAGCTGATCGAAGGCCGGATTGCCGAAGGCAAGTTGGAGGACGTACCGCCGTATTTCCACTACTGCGCAGCCTGGGCTCTGGTACACGGGGCGGTGGCGCTCTATCACTCGCCGTTCTGGAGCAACGTGCTCGAGGATCAGGAAGGGTTCTTCCAGTTCCTCATGGATATCGGCGTGCGTATGGGTAACAAGCGCAAGCGCGACTGA
- a CDS encoding sensor histidine kinase, with protein sequence MPGRHSLFWRLALLVAGFCLAMIWVSDHIGRQVSYRNSFLSQAALEALEAHARQASEAVAQGPAALERWLTERQHDDSGVLLVVNGHLQPLFEQAPSDEIRRQLRFARPYDAPMSRRSGPRPTVLVPLEGSDNQLVVELPEQFSPWRHHLLLVLTTVYVPPVLFSLLFCWLLYRQLISPLDRLRSQANALRGDRLDPPAPLLLTDRNDELGELGRSIEYLTRRLRDSIAQQQQLLRDLSHELRTPLSRLRVACESELPPAELRERVEREVAGMGRLVDDTLALAWLDSKQTRLDCEPVDVQTLWNLLCEDACFESGWPRERLRSELPDACLVQGNLNALAQAMENILRNAIRHSPPDGTVSLGAYRDGEHWRLCIDDQGPGVAEDQLQAMFRPFTRLSAARPGGDGFGLGLAIAAGMVTLQGGRIWAENRGPGLRVNLLLRMYRL encoded by the coding sequence ATGCCCGGCCGCCACTCGCTGTTCTGGCGTCTGGCCCTGCTGGTCGCCGGGTTCTGTCTGGCGATGATCTGGGTCAGCGACCATATCGGCCGCCAGGTCAGCTATCGCAACTCCTTTCTCTCGCAGGCAGCGCTCGAGGCGCTCGAGGCGCATGCCAGGCAGGCCAGCGAGGCCGTCGCACAGGGCCCCGCCGCGCTGGAACGCTGGCTCACCGAGCGACAGCACGATGATTCGGGCGTCCTGCTGGTGGTGAACGGCCATCTGCAACCGCTCTTCGAACAGGCACCAAGCGATGAAATCCGCCGCCAGTTGCGCTTCGCCCGTCCTTACGACGCCCCGATGAGCAGGCGCTCGGGGCCGCGGCCGACCGTACTCGTGCCGCTGGAGGGCAGCGACAACCAACTGGTGGTGGAGCTGCCCGAGCAGTTCAGCCCCTGGCGCCATCACCTGTTGCTGGTGCTGACGACCGTCTACGTGCCGCCCGTGCTGTTTTCCCTGTTGTTCTGCTGGCTGCTGTACCGCCAGCTCATTTCACCGCTCGACCGCCTGCGCAGCCAGGCCAACGCCTTGCGCGGCGATCGCCTCGACCCGCCTGCACCGCTGCTGCTGACCGATCGCAACGACGAGCTGGGCGAACTGGGCCGCTCGATCGAATACCTTACCCGCCGCCTGCGCGACTCCATCGCCCAGCAACAGCAACTGCTGCGCGACCTGTCGCACGAGCTGCGCACGCCACTGAGCCGGCTGCGGGTCGCCTGCGAAAGCGAGCTGCCACCCGCCGAGCTGCGCGAGCGGGTCGAGCGCGAGGTCGCCGGCATGGGACGCCTGGTCGACGATACGCTCGCGCTGGCCTGGCTGGACAGCAAGCAGACCCGCCTCGACTGCGAGCCGGTCGATGTGCAGACCCTATGGAACCTGCTGTGCGAGGACGCCTGCTTCGAGTCGGGTTGGCCACGTGAGCGCCTGCGCAGTGAGCTGCCCGACGCCTGCCTGGTGCAGGGCAATCTGAACGCACTGGCGCAGGCGATGGAGAACATCCTGCGCAACGCCATCCGCCATTCGCCGCCCGACGGCACGGTCAGCCTGGGCGCCTACCGCGACGGCGAACACTGGCGCCTGTGCATCGACGACCAGGGCCCCGGCGTTGCGGAGGATCAGTTGCAGGCAATGTTTCGTCCGTTCACCCGGCTCAGTGCCGCGCGCCCGGGCGGGGACGGCTTCGGCCTCGGCCTGGCGATCGCCGCGGGTATGGTCACGTTGCAGGGCGGGCGGATCTGGGCGGAGAACCGCGGCCCAGGGCTGCGGGTCAACCTGCTGCTGAGAATGTATAGATTGTAA
- a CDS encoding DUF1285 domain-containing protein: protein MSDTGKAADLLAQIPAGEKRGLPPVHLWNPPFCGDLDMRIARDGTWYYLGTPIGRPAMVRLFSSVLRRDDDRYFLVTPVEKVGIQVEDAPFVANRLDVLGEGESQVLRFFTNVDDEVDAGVEHPIRVEFDPVTGEPAPYVHVRANLEALIHRNVFYQLVELAVPGEADDGEWLGVWSGGRFFPIGRDE, encoded by the coding sequence ATGAGCGATACGGGAAAGGCAGCGGATCTGCTGGCGCAGATCCCGGCCGGCGAAAAGCGCGGCCTGCCGCCGGTGCATCTGTGGAACCCGCCTTTTTGCGGCGATCTCGACATGCGTATCGCGCGCGATGGTACGTGGTACTACCTGGGTACACCGATCGGCCGTCCGGCGATGGTCCGGCTGTTTTCCAGTGTGTTGCGACGTGACGACGACCGCTACTTTCTGGTGACGCCCGTCGAGAAGGTCGGTATCCAGGTCGAGGATGCGCCGTTCGTTGCCAACCGGCTCGACGTGCTCGGTGAGGGGGAGTCCCAGGTGTTGCGCTTCTTCACCAACGTCGATGACGAGGTCGATGCCGGTGTCGAGCACCCGATACGTGTCGAGTTCGATCCGGTCACTGGCGAGCCCGCGCCTTACGTGCACGTTCGTGCCAACCTGGAGGCGCTCATCCACCGTAATGTCTTCTATCAGCTGGTCGAGTTGGCCGTGCCGGGCGAAGCCGATGACGGTGAATGGCTCGGCGTCTGGAGTGGCGGTCGGTTCTTTCCGATCGGACGTGACGAATAA
- a CDS encoding electron transfer flavoprotein-ubiquinone oxidoreductase, producing the protein MEREYMEFDVVVVGAGPAGLSAACRLKQKAADAGQEISVCVVEKGSEVGAHILSGAVFEPRALNELFPDWKALGAPLNTPVTRDDIYLLKNEQAASKLPNMLVPKTMHNEGNYIISLGNLCRWLAQQAENLGVEIYPGFAAQEALIDEDGIVRGIVTGDLGVDREGNPKEGMYTPGMELRAKYTLFAEGCRGHIGKQLINRFQLNANVDPQHYGIGIKELWDIDPAKHEQGLVVHTAGWPLDDENTGGSFLYHLENNQVVVGLIVDLSYSNPYLSPFDEFQRYKHHPVIKQYLEGGKRVSYGARAIAKGGLNCLPKMVFKGGALIGCDAGTLNFAKIKGSHTAMKSGMLAAEAIAEALAAGREGGDELTAYEENFKNSWVYDELYKSRNFGAAIHKWGAVKGGAFNFIDQNIFGGKIPFTLHDTKPDYACLKHADQARKIDYPKPDGKLSFDKLSSVFLSNTNHEEDQPVHLKLIDPSIPIEKNLPLYDEPAQRYCPAGVYEVVSNDDGSQRFQINAQNCVHCKTCDIKDPSQNITWVAPEGTGGPNYPNM; encoded by the coding sequence ATGGAACGCGAATACATGGAATTCGACGTGGTGGTCGTCGGCGCCGGCCCCGCAGGCCTATCCGCTGCCTGCCGCCTGAAGCAGAAAGCCGCCGACGCCGGTCAGGAGATCAGTGTCTGCGTCGTCGAGAAGGGTTCCGAGGTGGGCGCCCACATCCTCTCCGGAGCGGTCTTCGAGCCGCGCGCGCTGAACGAGCTGTTCCCTGACTGGAAAGCGCTCGGCGCCCCACTGAACACCCCGGTCACGCGTGACGACATCTACCTGCTGAAGAACGAGCAGGCCGCCAGCAAGCTGCCGAACATGCTGGTCCCCAAGACCATGCACAACGAAGGCAACTACATCATTTCCCTGGGCAACCTGTGCCGCTGGCTGGCCCAGCAGGCCGAGAACCTGGGTGTCGAGATCTACCCGGGCTTCGCCGCTCAGGAAGCGCTGATCGATGAAGACGGTATCGTGCGCGGCATCGTCACCGGTGATCTGGGCGTCGACCGCGAAGGCAACCCGAAGGAAGGCATGTACACCCCGGGCATGGAGCTGCGCGCCAAGTACACGCTGTTCGCCGAAGGCTGCCGTGGCCACATCGGCAAGCAGCTGATCAACCGCTTCCAGCTCAACGCCAACGTCGACCCGCAGCACTACGGTATCGGCATCAAGGAGCTCTGGGACATCGATCCGGCCAAGCACGAACAGGGCCTGGTGGTGCACACCGCCGGCTGGCCGCTGGACGACGAGAACACCGGGGGCTCGTTCCTCTATCACCTGGAGAACAACCAGGTGGTCGTCGGCCTGATCGTCGACCTGTCGTACAGCAACCCGTATCTGTCGCCGTTCGATGAGTTCCAGCGCTACAAGCATCATCCGGTCATCAAGCAGTATCTCGAAGGCGGCAAGCGTGTTTCCTACGGTGCCCGCGCCATCGCCAAGGGCGGCCTGAACTGCCTGCCGAAGATGGTGTTCAAGGGCGGCGCCCTGATCGGCTGCGACGCCGGCACCCTGAACTTCGCCAAGATCAAGGGCAGCCACACGGCGATGAAGTCCGGCATGCTCGCCGCCGAGGCGATTGCCGAAGCGCTGGCCGCCGGCCGTGAGGGCGGCGATGAACTGACCGCCTACGAAGAGAACTTCAAGAACAGCTGGGTCTACGACGAACTCTACAAGAGCCGCAACTTCGGCGCCGCCATCCACAAGTGGGGTGCGGTCAAGGGCGGCGCGTTCAACTTCATCGACCAGAACATCTTCGGCGGCAAGATCCCCTTCACGCTGCACGACACCAAGCCGGACTACGCCTGCCTGAAGCATGCCGACCAGGCGCGCAAGATCGACTACCCCAAGCCGGACGGCAAGCTCAGCTTCGACAAGCTCAGCTCGGTGTTCCTCTCCAACACCAACCACGAGGAAGACCAGCCGGTCCACCTCAAGCTGATCGATCCGAGCATCCCGATCGAGAAGAACCTGCCGCTGTACGACGAACCGGCGCAGCGCTACTGCCCGGCCGGCGTCTACGAGGTGGTCAGCAACGACGATGGCAGCCAGCGCTTCCAGATCAACGCGCAGAACTGCGTGCACTGCAAGACCTGCGACATCAAGGATCCGTCACAGAACATCACCTGGGTGGCGCCGGAAGGTACCGGCGGGCCGAACTACCCCAACATGTAA
- a CDS encoding response regulator transcription factor has protein sequence MPPCTPRQILAIEDDPILGAHLKTSLEERGFRVTLAEQGPSGLALAAGAEFDLILLDVLLPGMNGMDLLTRLRASRSTPVLMISALGDEAHRIQGFDNGADDYLPKPFSIEELQVRIAAILRRVAYERAPAANQSDDRLLYDDQRNDVRYEQRWLGLTATEYRLLKVLQDACGEVLSKPFLYQQVLHRGYSQHDRSLDMHISNIRRKLARHQVEALRLESVWGKGYVLERLPD, from the coding sequence ATGCCACCCTGTACCCCGCGGCAGATTCTCGCCATCGAAGACGATCCGATTCTCGGCGCCCACCTGAAGACCTCGCTCGAAGAACGCGGCTTTCGCGTCACCCTTGCCGAGCAGGGCCCCAGCGGCCTGGCTTTGGCGGCCGGAGCCGAGTTCGACCTGATCCTGCTTGATGTGCTGTTGCCGGGAATGAACGGCATGGATTTGCTCACCCGGCTGCGCGCCAGCCGCAGCACGCCGGTGCTGATGATCTCGGCACTGGGCGATGAAGCCCACCGCATCCAGGGCTTCGACAACGGCGCCGACGACTACCTGCCCAAACCCTTCAGCATCGAGGAACTGCAGGTGCGGATCGCCGCGATCCTGCGCCGGGTCGCCTACGAACGTGCGCCCGCGGCCAATCAGTCCGATGATCGGCTGCTGTACGACGACCAGCGCAACGACGTGCGCTACGAGCAGCGCTGGCTCGGGCTGACGGCTACGGAGTACCGCCTGTTGAAGGTGCTGCAGGATGCCTGCGGCGAGGTACTGAGCAAGCCGTTTCTCTATCAGCAGGTGCTCCACCGCGGCTATTCACAGCACGACCGCAGCCTGGACATGCATATCAGCAACATTCGCCGCAAGCTCGCCCGGCACCAGGTAGAAGCGCTGCGGCTCGAATCGGTATGGGGCAAGGGTTATGTGCTGGAAAGGCTGCCCGACTGA
- a CDS encoding aminotransferase class V-fold PLP-dependent enzyme, which produces MFELENEFPQAPGLRYLNHAAVAPWPRRASSAVSQFAEQNATLGARDYPQWLKIENRLRERLARLLNAPTSADVALVKNTSEALSFVAFGLDWRAGDQIVISDEEFPSNRVVWEALQPQGVEVIQVSLAGADPEADLLAACTPRTRLLAISAVQYASGIRLDLDRLGHGCEQRGVLLCIDAIQQLGALPFDVQQSRCAFAMADGHKWMLGPEGLGVFYCRSDLRPQLKLHEYGWHMLEHAGDYDRSDWQPARSARRFECGSPNMLGAVALEASLSLLEEVGMHQVAASLNERMEWLRAGLRQLPGIELLSPAQPERSAGIVTFRLAGSANQALFEQLRAEQVVCALRGGGIRLSPHFYTPAEVIDDTLALLRSLAG; this is translated from the coding sequence ATGTTCGAACTTGAGAACGAATTCCCGCAGGCGCCCGGCTTGCGATACCTGAATCATGCGGCCGTCGCACCTTGGCCTCGACGCGCGAGCAGCGCCGTCAGCCAGTTCGCCGAACAGAACGCCACCCTCGGCGCCCGCGATTATCCGCAGTGGCTGAAGATCGAAAACCGTCTGCGCGAGCGCCTGGCACGGCTGCTCAACGCGCCGACCAGCGCGGATGTGGCGCTGGTCAAGAACACCTCCGAGGCGCTGTCCTTCGTCGCTTTCGGCCTCGACTGGCGCGCCGGCGACCAGATCGTCATCAGCGACGAGGAGTTCCCCTCCAACCGCGTGGTATGGGAAGCGTTGCAGCCGCAGGGGGTAGAGGTCATCCAGGTCAGCCTGGCGGGTGCCGACCCGGAAGCCGATCTGCTGGCCGCCTGCACACCCCGCACACGCTTGCTGGCGATCAGCGCGGTGCAATATGCCAGCGGCATCCGTCTGGATCTGGACCGCCTGGGGCACGGCTGCGAGCAGCGCGGTGTACTGCTGTGCATCGATGCGATACAGCAGCTCGGTGCCCTGCCCTTCGACGTCCAGCAGAGCCGCTGCGCCTTCGCCATGGCCGACGGGCACAAGTGGATGCTCGGCCCGGAAGGTCTGGGCGTGTTCTATTGCCGCAGCGATCTGCGACCGCAGCTGAAGCTGCACGAGTATGGCTGGCACATGCTCGAGCATGCCGGCGACTATGACCGCAGCGACTGGCAACCAGCCCGCAGCGCACGGCGCTTCGAATGTGGCAGCCCGAACATGCTCGGCGCCGTAGCGCTGGAGGCCAGCCTGTCGCTGCTCGAAGAGGTCGGCATGCATCAGGTCGCAGCGAGCCTCAACGAGCGTATGGAGTGGCTGCGTGCCGGCCTGCGCCAGTTGCCCGGCATCGAACTGCTGAGCCCGGCGCAACCGGAGCGCAGTGCAGGCATCGTGACGTTTCGTCTGGCCGGGAGCGCAAACCAGGCCCTGTTCGAACAGCTCAGGGCCGAGCAGGTCGTATGCGCCCTGCGCGGCGGCGGGATTCGTCTTTCGCCGCACTTCTATACACCGGCCGAGGTGATCGACGACACGCTTGCGTTGCTGCGAAGCCTCGCCGGCTGA
- a CDS encoding DUF4823 domain-containing protein yields MRWLSMLVAILALGGCMRVSDMAEGAREHLSDAGILDHSQTQRSSGWRLQPDSFIYIAQGHFVPPGNGYPRPNVVAEEAFEAFVEYFPVVRRAPQPLGLEEAMAQARGAGAHYLLYTRFAAADDRIGSFDELNEQRALDRLGVDSGVVQLMLIETGTRYLVDTARIRSRGGLLNLYDAKPDQLLGPAMHDYARRLLGLAER; encoded by the coding sequence ATGCGTTGGTTGAGCATGCTTGTGGCGATCTTGGCCCTGGGCGGCTGCATGCGGGTAAGTGATATGGCTGAAGGCGCGCGCGAGCACCTGAGCGACGCCGGAATACTCGACCATAGCCAGACCCAGCGCTCCAGTGGTTGGCGCCTGCAGCCCGACTCCTTCATCTATATTGCGCAAGGGCATTTCGTTCCGCCGGGTAATGGCTATCCGCGTCCGAATGTCGTGGCCGAAGAGGCCTTCGAGGCTTTCGTCGAGTATTTTCCGGTTGTGCGCCGGGCGCCGCAGCCGCTGGGGCTGGAAGAGGCCATGGCGCAGGCGCGCGGCGCTGGAGCGCACTATCTGCTCTATACCCGCTTTGCCGCCGCCGACGACCGTATCGGCAGTTTCGACGAGCTCAACGAACAGCGCGCGCTCGACCGGCTGGGCGTCGACAGTGGCGTGGTCCAGCTTATGCTGATCGAGACGGGGACGCGCTACCTCGTGGACACCGCGCGCATCCGCAGTCGCGGCGGCCTGTTGAACCTGTACGATGCCAAACCAGACCAACTTCTGGGGCCGGCGATGCACGACTACGCACGTCGTCTGCTGGGGCTGGCCGAACGATAG